One Molothrus ater isolate BHLD 08-10-18 breed brown headed cowbird chromosome 13, BPBGC_Mater_1.1, whole genome shotgun sequence DNA window includes the following coding sequences:
- the GLDN gene encoding gliomedin isoform X2 has product MLMMLTYSMVPVRVMVDLCNSTKGICLTGPPGPPGPPGLPGYNGSDGIPGTPGQKGEPGVNGKRGKIGLPGPKGDQGQKGEPGEMGLPGKDGMPGGKGAKGEPGPPGPPGPPGPPGPPGKRKGKAKVELQENIYSSKCTDEICGVPNDDTLAGKAEDRTPEPPSKKAECVITSVGSPDQYVSVQQTFGTWMREPANISDERIWLTMHFSGNYIKEYENFDALLNGSYRIINITGFFYGCGHAVQNNHLYYHQGGTSYIQKVGLNTDSRHTLHIKNALHQGKNYLFSNSKTYFNIAVDEKGLWIIYASSTDENIMVANIDEESFSVNWHINTSYPKSKAGNAFIACGILYVTDTKDMTVSFAFDLLKGKQIDARFKLRSSQSVLAMLSYSLRDKNLYTWENGSLMVYPVHFGR; this is encoded by the exons ATGCTGATGATGCTCACCTACTCCATGGTGCCG GTCCGAGTGATGGTGGATTTGTGTAACAGCACAAAAGGGATATGTTTAACAG gccccccaggacccccag GGcctcctgggctgcctggctACAATGGATCAGATGGAATCCCAGGAACTCCAGGACAAAAGGGAGAACCAGGAGtaaatggaaaaagaggaaaaatag GTTTGCCAGGACCAAAAGGTGATCAAGGACAGAAAGGAGAACCAGGAGAAATGGGTTTGCCTGGCAAGGATGGTATGCCAGGAGGAAAAG GTGCAAAAGGTGAGCCTGGACCACCCGGGCCCCCTGGACCTCCTGGACCCCCAGGGCCTCCAGGAAAACGTAAAGGTAAAGCCAAAGTGGAGCTTCAGGAGAACATCTACAGCAGCAAATGCACAG ATGAGATTTGTGGTGTACCAAATGATGATACCCTCGCTGGAAAGGCTGAAGACAGAACCCCAGAACCCCCTTCAAAAAAAGCTG AATGTGTCATAACGTCTGTAGGAAGTCCTGATCAGTATGTCAGTGTACAGCAAACGTTTGGAACTTGGATGAGGGAACCTGCAAACATAAGTGATGAAAGGATTTGGCTCACCATGcatttttcag GAAACTATataaaagaatatgaaaatttCGATGCCTTGCTGAATGGCAGCTACAGGATCATTAACATCACAGGATTTTTCTATGGATGTGGTCATGCAGTACAAAACAATCATCTCTACTATCATCAGGGAGGAACCAGTTACATTCAGAA GGTTGGGCTCAATACAGACTCGCGGCACACCCTGCACATCAAAAACGCCTTACACCAGGGCAAGAACTACCTCTTCTCTAACTCCAAGACATATTTCAACATAGCAGTGGATGAGAAGGGTCTTTGGATTATATATGCCTCAAGCACTGATGAAAATATAATGGTAGCCAACATTGATGAAGAAAGCTTCTCCGTCAATTGGCACATCAATACCAGCTATCCTAAGTCCAAGGCTGGTAATGCATTCATAGCATGTGGCATTCTGTATGTTACTGACACTAAGGACATGACAGTAAGTTTTGCTTTTGATTTGCTGAAAGGGAAGCAGATTGATGCAAGGTTTAAGTTACGGTCTTCACAGTCTGTTCTTGCTATGCTTTCGTACAGTCTGCGAGACAAGAATTTGTACACGTGGGAGAATGGAAGCTTAATGGTATACCCAGTCCATTTTGGCAGATGA
- the GLDN gene encoding gliomedin isoform X1 produces the protein MLMMLTYSMVPVRVMVDLCNSTKGICLTGPPGPPGPPGLPGYNGSDGIPGTPGQKGEPGVNGKRGKIGLPGPKGDQGQKGEPGEMGLPGKDGMPGGKGARGSKRKKGDANNDVILEGAKGEPGPPGPPGPPGPPGPPGKRKGKAKVELQENIYSSKCTDEICGVPNDDTLAGKAEDRTPEPPSKKAECVITSVGSPDQYVSVQQTFGTWMREPANISDERIWLTMHFSGNYIKEYENFDALLNGSYRIINITGFFYGCGHAVQNNHLYYHQGGTSYIQKVGLNTDSRHTLHIKNALHQGKNYLFSNSKTYFNIAVDEKGLWIIYASSTDENIMVANIDEESFSVNWHINTSYPKSKAGNAFIACGILYVTDTKDMTVSFAFDLLKGKQIDARFKLRSSQSVLAMLSYSLRDKNLYTWENGSLMVYPVHFGR, from the exons ATGCTGATGATGCTCACCTACTCCATGGTGCCG GTCCGAGTGATGGTGGATTTGTGTAACAGCACAAAAGGGATATGTTTAACAG gccccccaggacccccag GGcctcctgggctgcctggctACAATGGATCAGATGGAATCCCAGGAACTCCAGGACAAAAGGGAGAACCAGGAGtaaatggaaaaagaggaaaaatag GTTTGCCAGGACCAAAAGGTGATCAAGGACAGAAAGGAGAACCAGGAGAAATGGGTTTGCCTGGCAAGGATGGTATGCCAGGAGGAAAAGGTGCAAGGGGatccaagagaaaaaagggggaTGCAAACAATGATGTGATATTAGAAG GTGCAAAAGGTGAGCCTGGACCACCCGGGCCCCCTGGACCTCCTGGACCCCCAGGGCCTCCAGGAAAACGTAAAGGTAAAGCCAAAGTGGAGCTTCAGGAGAACATCTACAGCAGCAAATGCACAG ATGAGATTTGTGGTGTACCAAATGATGATACCCTCGCTGGAAAGGCTGAAGACAGAACCCCAGAACCCCCTTCAAAAAAAGCTG AATGTGTCATAACGTCTGTAGGAAGTCCTGATCAGTATGTCAGTGTACAGCAAACGTTTGGAACTTGGATGAGGGAACCTGCAAACATAAGTGATGAAAGGATTTGGCTCACCATGcatttttcag GAAACTATataaaagaatatgaaaatttCGATGCCTTGCTGAATGGCAGCTACAGGATCATTAACATCACAGGATTTTTCTATGGATGTGGTCATGCAGTACAAAACAATCATCTCTACTATCATCAGGGAGGAACCAGTTACATTCAGAA GGTTGGGCTCAATACAGACTCGCGGCACACCCTGCACATCAAAAACGCCTTACACCAGGGCAAGAACTACCTCTTCTCTAACTCCAAGACATATTTCAACATAGCAGTGGATGAGAAGGGTCTTTGGATTATATATGCCTCAAGCACTGATGAAAATATAATGGTAGCCAACATTGATGAAGAAAGCTTCTCCGTCAATTGGCACATCAATACCAGCTATCCTAAGTCCAAGGCTGGTAATGCATTCATAGCATGTGGCATTCTGTATGTTACTGACACTAAGGACATGACAGTAAGTTTTGCTTTTGATTTGCTGAAAGGGAAGCAGATTGATGCAAGGTTTAAGTTACGGTCTTCACAGTCTGTTCTTGCTATGCTTTCGTACAGTCTGCGAGACAAGAATTTGTACACGTGGGAGAATGGAAGCTTAATGGTATACCCAGTCCATTTTGGCAGATGA